In a single window of the Rhodopirellula bahusiensis genome:
- a CDS encoding response regulator, whose amino-acid sequence MTTAYRILAAGWSCNDVSLLREAVADFLCDFKIAHDGADCLVQLQRFQPHLVLLDTSILDPDAFELCRRIKNDHMAMVVIVTALTEFGDIDRAVDAGTDDFLPKPIDGIELRRRVAILIALNDTLR is encoded by the coding sequence ATGACCACCGCATACCGAATTCTAGCCGCCGGATGGTCGTGCAACGATGTCTCTCTACTGCGTGAAGCTGTCGCGGACTTTTTGTGTGACTTCAAAATCGCTCACGACGGAGCCGACTGCCTCGTGCAATTGCAACGATTTCAGCCACACCTCGTGCTGCTGGACACCAGCATCCTCGATCCTGACGCATTTGAACTTTGCCGCCGCATCAAGAACGATCACATGGCGATGGTCGTGATCGTCACTGCGCTCACAGAGTTTGGCGACATTGATCGCGCCGTTGATGCGGGAACGGATGACTTTTTGCCCAAACCAATCGATGGAATAGAACTTCGGCGGCGAGTGGCGATTCTCATTGCGTTGAACGACACTCTTCGCTGA
- a CDS encoding leucine-rich repeat domain-containing protein — protein sequence MHSDPARIFAFLVALSFVVDAKAQDAETPTEILRGLGATIRSEKVKLTSEITPEEKEQGTVFRFVVIGSNWKGRDTDLAQLKSIPNLVYLDLDNCPFDGTGKFLRSLKQVEYISVDETEANDKFLQHLTHLSELRFLSLKQTNITDAGLKHLSGLSKLQSLFLSGNNVTDRGLADIGKLKSLEYLHLDGTKVSPKGIEDFRKALPKLKFIR from the coding sequence ATGCATTCGGATCCTGCACGCATTTTCGCGTTCCTTGTGGCCTTGTCTTTCGTCGTCGATGCGAAGGCACAGGATGCGGAAACGCCGACCGAAATCTTGCGAGGGCTGGGGGCAACCATTCGTAGTGAAAAGGTCAAGCTCACGAGCGAGATAACACCGGAAGAGAAGGAGCAAGGAACGGTGTTCCGGTTCGTTGTAATCGGATCCAACTGGAAAGGCCGCGATACGGACTTGGCACAACTGAAGTCCATTCCGAATCTGGTGTACCTCGACCTGGACAATTGTCCATTCGACGGGACCGGTAAATTTCTCCGTTCCTTGAAGCAGGTTGAATACATTTCGGTGGATGAAACCGAGGCAAATGATAAATTCCTACAACACCTGACTCATCTCTCGGAACTGAGGTTTCTGTCACTCAAGCAGACAAATATCACCGATGCTGGGCTGAAGCATCTGAGCGGATTATCCAAGCTTCAGTCACTTTTCCTGAGTGGAAACAATGTGACGGATCGTGGACTCGCCGATATCGGCAAGCTGAAATCACTCGAGTACCTTCACCTCGACGGTACGAAGGTGAGTCCGAAGGGAATTGAAGACTTCAGGAAGGCTCTTCCGAAATTGAAGTTCATTCGATGA